The Microbacterium sp. KUDC0406 genome includes a window with the following:
- a CDS encoding alpha/beta fold hydrolase yields the protein MTGMPGSPAAAEGPSAWGDGFEHRMADAQRQDAAIGPRDWAAWPAEAERGTIEAPSGPLAHVAMGPPDGERVLLVPGMTGSKEDFALMMPLLAASGYRAESYDLAGQYESFRAGPERLQPPQQRYSLELFVADLIAVLEQADTPAHVLGYSFAGTVASAALAERPEPFATLTLLSAPPVAGQALRGFKVLGRVSWAVPGRALGPVFIAALRHNVHRAPEDRAAFVTARFALTRRRSVGDILALMKRTPDLDERLRTSGVPILVAAGARDVWPDAAHRAFAARIDARLLVLPTGHSPCETAPHQLTVAMLDLFRSGR from the coding sequence ATGACCGGGATGCCGGGTTCGCCCGCAGCGGCGGAGGGGCCGTCGGCGTGGGGCGACGGCTTCGAGCACCGGATGGCCGATGCGCAGCGGCAGGACGCCGCGATCGGCCCGCGGGACTGGGCGGCCTGGCCTGCTGAGGCGGAGCGCGGCACCATCGAGGCTCCCAGCGGACCGCTCGCGCACGTCGCGATGGGGCCTCCCGACGGCGAGCGGGTGCTGCTCGTGCCCGGGATGACCGGTTCGAAGGAGGACTTCGCGCTGATGATGCCGCTGCTCGCGGCATCCGGGTATCGCGCGGAGTCGTACGATCTGGCCGGGCAGTACGAGTCGTTCCGCGCCGGGCCCGAGCGACTCCAGCCACCGCAGCAGCGCTACTCGCTCGAGCTGTTCGTGGCCGACCTCATCGCCGTGCTGGAGCAGGCGGACACGCCGGCGCACGTCCTCGGATACTCGTTCGCCGGCACCGTGGCATCCGCCGCCCTGGCAGAGCGGCCGGAGCCGTTCGCGACCCTCACGCTGCTGTCGGCTCCGCCAGTCGCCGGGCAGGCGCTGCGGGGGTTCAAGGTGCTGGGCCGGGTCAGCTGGGCGGTTCCCGGTCGTGCTCTGGGACCCGTCTTCATCGCGGCGCTGCGGCACAACGTGCACCGCGCGCCGGAAGACCGCGCCGCGTTCGTCACCGCGCGCTTCGCGCTGACCCGTCGCCGCAGCGTCGGCGACATCCTCGCCCTCATGAAGCGCACTCCCGATCTGGACGAACGGTTGCGGACGTCGGGCGTTCCGATCCTGGTCGCCGCGGGCGCGCGAGACGTGTGGCCGGATGCCGCGCACCGGGCCTTCGCGGCCCGGATCGACGCCCGGCTGCTGGTGCTGCCGACCGGGCACAGCCCCTGCGAGACCGCTCCGCACCAGCTCACGGTGGCGATGCTGGACCTGTTCCGTTCCGGTCGTTGA
- a CDS encoding glycosyltransferase encodes MRDDAVLLVCDYSLRYLGGAQTAFLRQAEALASEGVRVIVLAPDADQVAEVPGITLVAPPRRGTIPVLDLPLLGRAHDLEPLVAATVRRHGVGAIVVHSEFALAAASLAVGRDLGIPVLHTVHTFFWTAPAALAPFAPVVGRVHRSLTGIRDGGRATGGHAMNNALRTMTLRIAERADVVLSPSRHQAEALRAAGAGRVEAFSNVAQPLAEAPAVAAGPLRLLWVARFAPEKRVEVALDAMRQVASDLGDRVQLDVAGAPPGRCPA; translated from the coding sequence ATGCGAGACGACGCCGTGCTGCTGGTCTGCGACTACTCGCTGCGCTACCTCGGCGGGGCGCAGACCGCGTTCCTCCGGCAGGCCGAGGCACTCGCCTCGGAGGGCGTGCGGGTGATCGTGCTGGCGCCGGACGCCGATCAGGTGGCGGAGGTTCCCGGCATCACCCTGGTCGCGCCGCCGCGGCGGGGCACGATCCCGGTGCTCGACCTGCCGCTGCTCGGACGCGCGCACGATCTCGAGCCGCTCGTCGCGGCGACCGTCCGCCGGCACGGCGTGGGCGCGATCGTCGTGCACTCCGAGTTCGCCCTCGCCGCCGCGTCGCTCGCGGTGGGCCGCGACCTCGGCATCCCGGTGCTGCACACGGTGCATACGTTCTTCTGGACCGCGCCCGCCGCGCTCGCCCCGTTCGCGCCGGTGGTCGGACGCGTGCACCGCTCGCTGACCGGCATCCGCGACGGCGGCCGCGCGACGGGCGGCCACGCCATGAACAACGCGCTGCGCACCATGACCCTGCGCATCGCGGAGCGCGCCGATGTGGTGCTCTCGCCGTCTCGGCACCAGGCCGAGGCGCTGCGCGCGGCCGGGGCGGGGCGCGTGGAGGCGTTCTCGAACGTCGCCCAGCCGCTGGCCGAGGCTCCGGCGGTGGCCGCCGGTCCGCTGCGGCTGCTCTGGGTCGCGCGCTTCGCGCCCGAGAAGCGCGTCGAGGTCGCACTCGACGCGATGCGGCAGGTGGCGTCCGACCTCGGCGACCGGGTGCAGCTCGACGTCGCGGGGGCACCGCCCGGCCGGTGCCCGGCGTGA
- a CDS encoding glycosyltransferase has product MPGVTFHGSVPGERVAELMDSADAVLITSLGFDNQPMVALEAFSHERPVIVSDPVLAGEFGEAALLTPTPDAGGLAALMRELAADRGILSPHRAAALAYAHDRQPAAHVARLQQIIASVR; this is encoded by the coding sequence GTGCCCGGCGTGACCTTCCACGGCTCGGTGCCGGGCGAGCGCGTCGCAGAGCTGATGGACTCCGCCGACGCCGTGCTGATCACCTCGCTCGGCTTCGACAACCAGCCGATGGTGGCGCTCGAGGCGTTCTCGCACGAGCGCCCGGTGATCGTCAGCGACCCGGTGCTGGCGGGCGAGTTCGGTGAGGCGGCGCTGCTCACCCCGACGCCGGATGCCGGGGGGCTGGCCGCTCTGATGCGGGAACTCGCCGCGGACCGCGGCATCCTCTCCCCGCATCGCGCGGCCGCGCTCGCCTACGCGCACGACCGGCAGCCCGCCGCGCACGTCGCGCGGCTGCAGCAGATCATCGCCTCGGTGCGCTGA